A genomic region of Macaca mulatta isolate MMU2019108-1 chromosome 5, T2T-MMU8v2.0, whole genome shotgun sequence contains the following coding sequences:
- the LOC144340938 gene encoding uncharacterized protein LOC144340938, with product MLFVLKNCSLKAGVPNPRVVDQYWSVACQDLGRTAGGGSPAGKGTLVVQTHVGGAQVPGTSAELATWGRGRLRLRPSRREGVDRTSQVCSDGGITHPAASPFWSAGPFPWTETRGAAAPGGWDRLLQDPLLELRARRGCAEQLSTEWSTRHLAGRTRVGTQAGRTAVGARDPPLPNALSLRARPPPSPPSAPAPPPAPPLLGIEHQNARLQGPRRAGSQESPPPPPGLSGCLRLFPARLPRAVQKLAPPAAGARQYCPWPSPGGYLGRRTGWTEARLRPTTEMQQCSKIWKEQ from the exons ATGTTGTTTGTTCTCAAGAACTGTTCCCTTAAAGCAGGTGTCCCCAACCCCCGCGTTGTGGACCaatactggtctgtggcctgtcaGGATCTGGGCAGAACAGCAGGAG GTGGGTCACCTGCCGGGAAGGGAACACTGGTGGTGCAGACGCACGTGGGAGGAGCACAGGTCCCGGGTACAAGTGCCGAGCTGGCGACTTGGGGAAGAGGTAGGCTCCGGCTCAGACCAAGCAGGCGTGAGGGAGTAGACCGGACGTCCCAGGTTTGCAGTGACGGCGGAATCACCCACCCAGCCGCCTCACCTTTCTGGAGCGCTGGTCCTTTCCCTTGGACTGAAACCCGAGGGGCCGCCGCACCGGGTGGGTGGGACCGACTACTCCAGGACCCGCTGTTGGAGCTGCGTGCCAGGCGGGGCTGTGCCGAGCAGCTGAGCACAGAGTGGAGCACCAGGCACCTAGCGGGCCGGACTCGGGTTGGCACCCAAGCCGGCCGGACAGCAGTGGGCGCTCGCGATCCTCCTCTGCCCAACGCGCTCTCCCTCCGGGCCCGGCCTCCTCCGTCCCCTCCTtctgctcctgctcctcctcctgctcctcccctccTCGGGATTGAGCACCAAAACGCCCGCCTGCAAGGTCCTAGGCGCGCTGGCAGCCAGGAGTCGCCGCCACCACCACCGGGTCTCAGTGGGTGCCTGCGCCTTTTCCCCGCCCGCCTGCCCCGGGCCGTTCAGAAACTTGCTCCACCCGCCGCGGGTGCTCGGCAGTACTGCCCATGGCCCAGCCCAGGAGGCTATTTAGGGCGCCGGACGGGCTGGACAGAGGCGCGGCTCAG GCCAACAACTGAGATGCAGCAATGTAGCAAAATATGGAAGGAACAGTGA